One segment of Nostoc piscinale CENA21 DNA contains the following:
- a CDS encoding STAS domain-containing protein, producing MNSSIKIIQPQGILNGITGNELRREVSDLLDNGTDIVLIDLKEVNFIDSSGLGSLVSAAQMVRNTNAKLFVCSVSDQVKMLFELTKIDRVIQVFVDQDDFKRQVLTTS from the coding sequence ATGAATTCTTCAATCAAAATAATTCAGCCACAAGGAATCTTAAATGGCATTACAGGTAATGAATTGCGGCGTGAAGTGAGCGATCTACTGGATAATGGTACAGATATTGTTTTGATTGATTTAAAAGAAGTTAATTTTATCGATAGCTCTGGTTTAGGGTCTTTAGTGTCAGCCGCACAAATGGTCAGAAATACTAATGCAAAACTATTTGTTTGTTCTGTGAGTGATCAAGTAAAAATGCTATTTGAATTAACGAAAATTGATCGAGTAATTCAAGTTTTTGTCGATCAAGATGATTTTAAACGCCAAGTTTTGACAACTTCTTGA
- a CDS encoding ROK family protein, translating into MVDENGSIRTLSVDIGGSGVKAMVLDITGTAITERARVDTPSPAKPDVVINAIALLADSQGNFHRVSVGFPGVVRCGVTETAVNLHSDWIGFDFATALSQRLNKPVRVINDADMQGLGAIAGKGVELVITLGTGFGSALFVDGKLVPNMEMGHHQFRKGQTYEEQLGRAALQKYGQKRWNRRLEKAIASLQHLFNYDCLYIGGGEAVKVNLQLPLNVKLIPNVTGLLGGIALWRD; encoded by the coding sequence ATGGTTGATGAAAATGGTTCAATCCGCACTTTATCGGTTGATATTGGTGGTAGCGGTGTCAAAGCAATGGTTTTGGATATTACCGGAACTGCAATCACAGAAAGGGCGCGGGTAGATACACCATCCCCAGCTAAACCAGATGTGGTAATTAATGCGATCGCACTTTTAGCCGATTCTCAAGGTAATTTTCATCGGGTTTCCGTTGGTTTTCCTGGTGTAGTGCGGTGTGGAGTCACAGAAACAGCAGTAAACTTGCATTCTGATTGGATTGGGTTTGATTTTGCCACAGCATTATCCCAACGTTTAAATAAACCAGTACGAGTAATTAATGATGCAGATATGCAAGGCTTAGGCGCGATCGCTGGCAAAGGTGTAGAGTTAGTAATTACCTTGGGGACTGGCTTTGGTTCGGCTTTATTTGTCGATGGTAAACTTGTGCCGAACATGGAAATGGGACACCATCAGTTTCGCAAAGGCCAGACTTACGAAGAACAATTAGGACGTGCAGCTTTACAAAAGTATGGCCAGAAAAGATGGAACAGGCGCTTAGAAAAAGCGATCGCTTCTTTGCAGCATTTATTTAATTATGATTGTCTTTATATCGGCGGTGGTGAAGCTGTGAAAGTAAATTTACAACTACCTTTAAATGTCAAACTCATACCCAATGTTACAGGTTTGTTAGGCGGAATTGCCTTGTGGCGTGATTAG
- a CDS encoding caspase family protein yields the protein MAKVALLIGNSEYMYNLSPLPCATNDVEAMQRVLQNSEIGGFDQVEQLLNPDLQEIQVKIKTLFAGRKKRRLGTIIFFLDMD from the coding sequence ATGGCAAAGGTGGCACTGCTAATTGGAAACAGTGAATATATGTATAATTTATCGCCTCTGCCTTGTGCTACTAATGACGTTGAGGCAATGCAGAGAGTATTGCAAAACTCAGAAATAGGTGGTTTTGATCAGGTAGAACAGCTACTCAACCCTGATCTCCAAGAAATTCAAGTAAAAATCAAAACACTATTTGCTGGACGGAAAAAAAGAAGACTTGGCACTATTATTTTTTTTCTGGACATGGATTAA
- a CDS encoding trypsin-like peptidase domain-containing protein — protein MKFVCDETLLATQAKWLNNNRIDNIIFWRDQNWISKDYTTLKQKCIDVSAAFQKAYQEDKLKRIIPAYYNGRNIICASQNGKQCDYPLYSLLPGDNTAVEVAQQLFKRIFYGNTPPLRHSDFSLDIERFLFGNQIVRKNQISCPIKKTSTSEQSDIGKSSITESTIYKNARQFTIKIDALESQGSGVIFARQGNSYCVLTAKHNIFTSIQLNRSIRIITPDGIQYEAQNPRVASNNIDLAILEFVSNKKPGYEIATIGNAKQTSLLPKQTVYIAGFPVSQLRESTEAFISEGKFDAASEKSFDITYTPSDSEAAATFGMSGGAILDSQGTLIGIHGAGESISSKTTIFSGIAINSDTLSKMASSLGLNLQAPKVAISPDILLPPRNIKKPSNPSSPPITYPPLTPQPTVNPSPSTPISQPASITSLVIQKKMPWL, from the coding sequence ATAAAGTTTGTTTGTGATGAAACATTACTAGCAACACAGGCAAAATGGTTAAATAATAATAGAATAGATAATATTATTTTTTGGAGAGACCAAAATTGGATTAGTAAAGACTACACAACTCTTAAGCAGAAGTGTATTGATGTATCAGCAGCTTTTCAAAAAGCTTATCAGGAAGATAAATTAAAACGCATTATTCCAGCTTATTATAATGGTAGAAATATTATCTGTGCCTCACAAAATGGTAAGCAATGTGATTACCCGTTATATTCTCTTCTTCCTGGAGATAATACAGCAGTTGAAGTAGCACAACAATTATTTAAACGTATATTTTATGGTAATACACCGCCATTGAGACATAGTGATTTTTCTCTCGATATTGAAAGATTCCTGTTTGGAAATCAAATAGTGAGGAAAAATCAAATATCATGCCCTATAAAGAAAACTTCTACTTCTGAACAATCAGATATAGGTAAATCAAGTATTACAGAAAGTACTATATATAAGAATGCAAGACAGTTTACTATCAAAATTGATGCTTTAGAATCACAAGGTTCAGGTGTAATATTCGCACGTCAAGGAAATAGTTACTGCGTTCTTACTGCCAAGCATAATATTTTCACAAGTATTCAGCTTAATAGAAGCATTAGGATTATAACTCCTGACGGTATACAATACGAAGCTCAAAACCCTAGAGTAGCGTCTAATAATATTGACCTAGCTATTTTAGAGTTTGTAAGTAATAAAAAACCAGGATATGAAATTGCCACTATAGGGAATGCAAAACAGACATCTTTATTACCAAAACAGACAGTTTACATTGCAGGTTTTCCGGTGAGTCAGCTTCGTGAAAGTACAGAAGCTTTTATTTCAGAAGGAAAATTTGATGCTGCTTCTGAAAAAAGTTTTGATATTACATATACTCCTAGTGATTCTGAAGCTGCTGCAACTTTTGGGATGAGTGGAGGCGCTATTCTTGATTCTCAAGGAACTTTAATAGGAATTCATGGTGCAGGTGAATCAATTAGTTCTAAAACAACTATTTTTAGTGGTATAGCAATTAATTCTGATACTCTCTCAAAAATGGCATCTTCTCTTGGACTTAATTTACAGGCTCCAAAGGTTGCAATATCTCCAGATATTCTTTTACCTCCAAGAAATATTAAAAAACCGTCAAACCCAAGTAGCCCACCAATAACTTATCCGCCCTTAACTCCACAACCTACCGTCAATCCTTCACCCTCTACTCCTATTTCTCAACCTGCAAGTATTACATCGCTTGTAATCCAAAAAAAAATGCCCTGGTTGTAA
- a CDS encoding pentapeptide repeat-containing protein, which produces MNLSEANLQKANLGYADLNNANLLGANLQNANLRGTRLNNANLRGINLENLDISSSRLNKADLSGTNLRNANLSFAELDNADLRGADLRNANLNYASLRNIKTDEKTNFEGAKIKNTSW; this is translated from the coding sequence GTGAACTTATCAGAAGCAAACTTACAAAAAGCAAATCTTGGATATGCAGATTTGAATAACGCTAATTTATTGGGAGCGAATTTACAAAATGCGAATCTGAGAGGTACAAGATTAAACAATGCTAATTTACGTGGAATAAACTTAGAAAACTTAGATATTTCAAGTTCGAGATTAAACAAAGCTGATTTAAGTGGCACGAACTTACGAAATGCTAATCTTTCTTTTGCAGAACTAGACAATGCTGATTTACGTGGAGCCGACTTACGCAACGCAAATCTTAATTATGCCAGTTTGCGGAATATAAAAACAGATGAGAAAACTAATTTTGAAGGTGCAAAAATTAAAAATACGTCTTGGTAA
- a CDS encoding creatininase family protein, with the protein MHSFIPPERFFPYLTWTEIQDMPHKENVVIIQPVGAIEQHGPHLPLIVDAAIGVGVLGKALTKLDANIPAYALPTLYYGKSNEHWHFPGTITLSSETLTATIMEVGESLYRAGFRKLVLMNSHGGQPQIMQMAARDLHVQYDDFLVFPLFTWRAPNITKELLTPKEAKLGMHAGDAETSIMLAILPEQVKLEKAVAEYPPEQPDSTLISWEGQLPVSWTTKDISKSGVIGDPTTATKEKGDRILESVSDGWVQVIKDIYAFRLPESLS; encoded by the coding sequence ATGCACAGCTTTATTCCCCCAGAACGCTTTTTTCCTTACCTGACTTGGACTGAAATCCAAGATATGCCACATAAAGAAAATGTGGTAATTATTCAACCAGTCGGCGCAATTGAACAACATGGCCCCCATCTACCATTGATTGTAGATGCGGCGATTGGTGTTGGTGTTTTGGGGAAAGCCTTGACGAAGCTAGATGCAAACATTCCCGCTTATGCCTTGCCGACTCTGTATTATGGAAAATCTAACGAACACTGGCACTTTCCTGGCACAATTACCCTCAGTTCCGAAACCCTGACAGCCACAATTATGGAAGTGGGAGAAAGTCTTTACCGGGCTGGGTTTAGAAAATTGGTGTTGATGAACTCCCACGGCGGACAACCCCAAATTATGCAAATGGCGGCGCGAGATTTACACGTTCAGTATGATGACTTTTTAGTATTTCCGTTGTTTACTTGGCGTGCGCCCAATATCACCAAAGAATTGCTCACACCCAAAGAAGCTAAACTTGGTATGCACGCCGGAGATGCGGAAACTAGCATTATGTTGGCAATATTACCAGAACAAGTCAAACTCGAAAAAGCTGTGGCTGAATACCCACCAGAACAGCCAGACAGTACTTTAATTAGTTGGGAAGGTCAATTACCAGTATCTTGGACAACAAAGGATATCAGTAAAAGTGGTGTGATTGGTGATCCAACAACTGCAACTAAAGAAAAAGGCGATCGCATCTTAGAATCTGTATCTGACGGTTGGGTGCAAGTCATCAAAGATATTTATGCTTTTAGGCTACCAGAAAGCCTGAGCTAG
- a CDS encoding Uma2 family endonuclease: protein MTVAAIAKPAKESPLLFEGVTWREFKAVEQLLDRPGYRLSFLDGVLEIRRMPGEPHETVKKRIAGLLELYLLMAGFDFTPTGSMTLENEAGGVKREADESYKLAYGRVRPDLVIEVVFTSGGINKLEAYKRLLIPEVWFWEDGALEVYHLRQNSDTLDYERISTSEEVKGIDLDLLLRCITMVNHVDAIKTFQQALAK, encoded by the coding sequence ATGACCGTAGCAGCAATAGCCAAACCAGCAAAAGAATCACCTCTGTTGTTTGAGGGAGTCACCTGGAGAGAATTTAAAGCAGTTGAGCAGTTATTAGACCGTCCAGGATATCGACTGTCTTTTTTAGATGGAGTTTTGGAGATTCGCAGAATGCCAGGAGAACCACACGAAACTGTTAAAAAGAGAATTGCTGGATTGTTAGAACTATACCTACTCATGGCAGGATTTGACTTTACTCCCACTGGTTCGATGACTTTAGAAAATGAAGCAGGTGGAGTAAAGCGAGAAGCAGATGAATCTTATAAACTCGCTTATGGTCGAGTACGTCCTGATTTAGTCATTGAAGTAGTGTTTACGAGTGGCGGTATCAACAAATTGGAAGCATACAAGCGGCTGTTAATTCCTGAAGTGTGGTTTTGGGAAGATGGAGCTTTGGAAGTGTATCACCTGCGGCAAAACAGCGACACACTCGACTATGAAAGAATATCTACTAGTGAAGAAGTCAAAGGCATCGATTTGGATTTGTTGCTACGCTGCATTACTATGGTGAACCACGTTGATGCCATCAAAACTTTTCAACAGGCTTTGGCAAAGTAA